GAGGGTAGCGGCCAGCTGCAGGAACAGCTGATCGTTCACGGTGGCGTTGCCGATCAGGGGGCTGAAGTCGAAGTTGGGCTTGGCGACGAACTTACCGCCCAGGCTGTCGATCGTCTTCTTGAGCGCCTCGACGTGCGAGATCTCGTGCGCGGCGATTTCCTTGGCGTACTCGATCACGCGGGGGTCAGTCAGCTTGCTGGCGTAGGGCCCGCTGCCGATGAAGGCGCTGTAGAACTCTGCTTCCAGGTATTCTAGGGTCAGGGCGTAGTTCAGGATGTCGATGTCCTGCTGCTCGGCTGCCGTTTTGGGGGGCAGGGTGACAGAGCAGGAAACGAGGGCCATGCCTCCGCCGAACAGTGCGGCGTAGCCCATGAACTGACGGCGTGAGGTGCTGTTGACGGCAGATGTGATCTGGGTGTCGTCCGGCATTGAAGCCTCCTTGAGCGGTGTGCGCCGACCTGACCTTCTTCCCTGCTGGGCAGAAGCTCCAGTTCCGGCTGGGTAGGTCGGCGCGTACGCCCCCC
The DNA window shown above is from Deinococcus sp. LM3 and carries:
- a CDS encoding ferritin-like domain-containing protein → MPDDTQITSAVNSTSRRQFMGYAALFGGGMALVSCSVTLPPKTAAEQQDIDILNYALTLEYLEAEFYSAFIGSGPYASKLTDPRVIEYAKEIAAHEISHVEALKKTIDSLGGKFVAKPNFDFSPLIGNATVNDQLFLQLAATLEPVGVRAYLGQVARLSNPQLIAAAAAIHAVEANHVSAVQELRVKLGHNTAPTRQTDIAPQSAAKPTSTAAADFDANYSPTPTAFWKPLTMAEVLAIVKPVIK